ATCTTGTTGGTCGCACTGTCGGCGGGCCGAAATTCTGGCCTAAGGTCAGCCCCAAGAAAACCTGGAGCGGCACCGCCGGTGGTTGGGTGTCCGCTGGCATTGTCGGCGCAATCTTCACGCTGTTCACCAACGCCGGGCTGACGATTATCTTCATTTCCATGGTGCTCGCCTTTGCGAGCCAGATGGGTGATATCGCCGAAAGTGCCTTGAAGCGGCGGATGAAGGTCAAGGACAGTTCGACCCTGATCCCCGGTCACGGTGGGTTGTTTGACCGGTTTGATGCATTGTTGGGCGCGTCACTGTTCATGTTGCTTGTCGCTTATGTTTTCAACGTGCCCGGAGTGGCGTTTTGAAGCGGATCACAGTGCTGGGTGCAACGGGATCGATCGGGCAGAGCACCCTTGATCTGATTGCGCGCCAGCCACAGGCATACGATGTGGTTGCCCTGACCGGTGGTCGCAACGTGGTGCAACTGGCCAAGGACGCTATCGCACTGAAGGCTGATTTTGCCGTTACCTGTTTTGATGAATGCTATGATGAACTGGCGGCATTGCTGTCGGGATCAGGCGTTGCCGTGGCCGCAGGAGCGGAGGCCGTGAAAGAGGCGGCCTTGCGTCCGGCCGACTGGACCATGTCGGCGATTGTCGGTGCCGCAGGCCTTGTGCCCGGCATGGCCGCATTATCCCACGGTGCCACGCTGGCGTTGGCCAACAAGGAATCGCTGGTAACGGCAGGTCCGATCCTTTTGACCGAAGCCCGCGCGCACAACGCCACAATCCTGCCTGTCGATAGTGAACATTCGGCGGTGTTTCAGGCGCTTGTCGGTGAAGACATGTCGGCTGTCGAGCGGATCATCATCACGGCAAGCGGTGGTGCGTTCCGCGATTGGCCAATCGAGAAGTTGGCGACCGCGACGTTGGCCGAGGCATCGCGCCATCCCAATTGGGACATGGGCCAGCGCATCACCATCGACAGTGCTTCCATGTTCAACAAGGCGATGGAGCTGATTGAAACCAAAGAGTTTTTCGGCTGCACCCCTGACCAGATCGAAACCGTCATCCATCCTGAAAGCCTGATCCATGCCTTGGTCGGGTTTTGTGATGGCGGGATCATGGCTCATGTCGGTCCACCGGATATGCGCCATGCCATCGGTTACGCCTTGCACTGGCCTTCACGTGGTGATGTGCCGGTCGAGCGTCTTGATCTTGCGAAGATCGGCCAGTTCAATTTTCGCGCGGCTGACAGTGCGCGGTATCCCGCGCTTGAGATTGCCCGCCACGTCATGGAGGAGGGTGGCCTGACGGGCGCCGCCTTTAATGCAGCAAAAGAACGCGCACTTGATGCATTCGTCGCCGGAGAGATCGGATTTCTTGACATGGCGCGGCTGGTTGACGCGACGCTGAACAAAATGTCAGCACAAGGCGGGCTGCAAAATGCCACGATCAGCCTAGATAACGTGTTGGATACCGACAGGCTTGCCCGTATCAGGGCAGGCGAACTGATCGCAACATTGGGGTAGGCACCTTGGATTTCACTGCAATGCTGGGCAACACAGCCTTTATCATTGCCGCGTTTATCGTGGTGATCTCGATTATCGTCGCGATTCACGAATACGGCCATTACATCGTGGGCCGTTGGTGCGGCATACATGCAGAGACGTTTTCCATTGGCTTCGGCAAGGTGCTGTTTTCGCGCGTCGACAAGCGCGGTACCAGATGGCAGGTCGCCGCATTGCCCTTTGGCGGCTACGTCAAGTTTCTGGGTGATGCCAATGCCGCCAGCTATGGCAGCGAAGAGGTCGCCCCAGAGGTCAATCCCCGCAACACGATGCATGGTGCCCCGCTGTGGGCGCGCGCTGCGACCATTATTGCCGGTCCGCTGTTCAATTTCATCCTGGCCATCGCCATTTTCGCCGGTACGCTTATGTATCAAGGCCGCCCGTCCGATCCGGTCGTGTTCGAGGCCGAGTACAATTTGCCCCCGCAATTCCAGTCAGAGCTGCAGCCGGGGGACCAGATCATCGCCGCCGGCGATATCGTCTTTGGTGCAGAGGATGCGGGCGTCGACGAACTGCCTGTCACGGATCGTGTCGATTATACGGTAGTCCGCGATGGTGAGGAAATCGTCGTGCAGGGCCCTTATCCCGTGCCGCCGCGTCTGGCGGGGGTCAATCCGCGCTCTGCCGCTGATGATGCGGGCATGAAGGTGGATGACGTCATTACGGCCATCAACGGCGAGGAGATCAGGGCATTCGCTGATATCGTTACCTATGTGAACGCGGCGGATGGTGATGCGTTGGACCTGACAGTTTGGCGTGATGGCGAAACGATTGATATTTCATTGGCCCCGCGCAGATCGGACCTGCCGCTGGCAGAAGGCGGGTTTGAAACCCGCTGGTTGATCGGCATCTCCGGCACCGAGTTCTTTCAGGCTGCGCGCGAGCCGATCGGCCTTTGGGATGCGATCGTATCCGGCACGCAAGAGCTGTGGTGGCGCATCACGACGAACCTGTCGGGCCTCTGGCATGTCTTCAGCGGATCCATTTCAACCTGCAATATCAGTGGACCTGTCGCCATTGCGCAGGCCAGCGGCACAATGGCCGAGCAGGGGCCGGCCAATTACATCCTGTTCATCGGTGTTCTGTCTGCTGCTGTCGGGTTGCTGAACCTGCTGCCGATTCCGATCCTTGATGGCGGGCATCTGGTGTTCCACGCCTATGAAGCGGTCTTTCGCCGGAAGCCGAACGACAAGGTGATGCAGGGCCTGATGGTCGTCGGCATCAGCATGATCGCCACCTTGATGATCTTTGCGTTGCTAAACGACACGATCCTCTGTCCTTAGGTTCGACAAACCTTTGCCACATTTGTGCCGTGTTTTTCGGTTAATCTTTTACCTAATCGGTAAAGGAGAGCTGCGAGATGCAGACGTTGACACAAGGATACAGGGGTGTTCGGGTTCTGATGAACTTGAACTGGGACCGTATTCTATACACCGGCGCGCTGATTGCCGCGCTTTATGCCGGGTCATATATCGCGCTGATGTAGCGCATCAATCTACAACATGTAGTTCCAAAGGCACCCTTGGGTGCCTTTCTTCGTTTTGACAACGGCCAGGAGAGAAGGTATTTCGTTTACAGCGGTAACGAATAAAAAACAGGCCAATTTTATGAAACAGATGGTGGGGCGCGCCCGGGCGCGATGGGCAGCAGCAGCGACGCGTTATTTAGTCGTTCTGTTTCTTGGGGTTACGACTTTTTCTGCAACCGGTGCTGATGCGCAAAGCTTCACTTTCAATGCTGTTTCGATCGAAGGTAACCAGCGTGTTGCGGACGGTACGATCCTGACTTTTGCGGGAATCAGCCGTGGTCAGACCGTTACAGCGGGCGAGTTGAACGCCGCCGCACAGAATATTCGCGGGTCGGGTTTGTTTTCATCTGTCGATGTTGTGCCGCAGGGCGGCACCCTTGTTATCCGCGTTGTCGAATTCCCGACGGTCAACCGTATCAGCATCGAAGGCAACAGCCAGGTGCGTGACGCAGAGCTTTTGGCCGTCGTCCAGTCGCAGCCGCGCCGCGTATACAGCCCGTCGCAGGCCGAGGCCGATGTAGCCGCACTGACCGAAGTTTACCTGAACAAGGGCCGCATCAACGCGATGATCACGCCGCGCATCATCGAACGGTCAGACAACCGTGTCGATCTGGTTTTTGAAGTGACCGAAGCCGGCGTGACCGAGATTGAACGCATCAGTTTCATTGGTAACCGTAGCTATTCCGAGCGTCGCTTGCGTGGCGTTCTTGAGACAAAGCAGGCTGGTATCCTGCGCGCTGTCATCGGCCGCGATACATTCGTGCGTGACCGCATTGATTTTGACCGTCAGGTTTTGACCGATTTCTACCAGTCGCGCGGCTATGCCGATTTCCGTGTCCAGAATGTCGATGTCGCGCTGACGCGCGAACGTGATGCTTATCTGATCACCTTCAATGTGCAGGAAGGTCAGCAGTTCACCTTTGGCAATGTATCGGTTTCGTCTGAGATTGTTGGTGCGGATGTGGCCGAGTTTACGGCCGCGCTGCGCACGCGGACCGGCGCGACGTATAATCCGGTGTCGTTGGAAAACGATATTGCCCGGCTTGAACGTCTGGCGATCCGCAAGGGTCTGAATTTCGTGCAGGTTGATCCGCGCATCACGCGCAACGACCGTTCCCTGACGCTGGATGTTGAATTCGCGCTGGTGCGTGGCCCGCGCATCTTTGTCGAGCGGATTGATATCGAAGGCAACAACACCACGCTGGACCGAGTTGTGCGCAACCAGTTCCGCGTGGTTGAAGGCGATCCGTTCAATCCGCGTGAAATCCGTGAGAGTGCGGAGCGTATCCGCGCCCTTGGTTTTTTCGCCAATGCCAATGTCGAAGCGCGTGAAGGGTCTTCGCCCGAGCAGGTGATTGTCGATGTGGACGTGGTTGAAGCTCCGACAGGATCGTTGTCTTTTGGTGCCAACTATAACTCTGACACCGGCATTGGATTGCTGGCCAGCTTTCGTCAGTCCAACTTTCTTGGACGCGGGCAGGCGCTGAATTTCCAGATTTCCACTGCGGAAACCAACCGTGTCTTTACGTTCAGTTTCTCGGAGCCGCAGTTCCTTGGCCGCGACCTGCGTTTCGGTCTGGACCTGTCGTATCGCACCACCGACAACGAGAACGCGCTGTATGACACGGAGACGTTCAGTTT
The sequence above is drawn from the Cognatiyoonia koreensis genome and encodes:
- the rseP gene encoding RIP metalloprotease RseP; this translates as MDFTAMLGNTAFIIAAFIVVISIIVAIHEYGHYIVGRWCGIHAETFSIGFGKVLFSRVDKRGTRWQVAALPFGGYVKFLGDANAASYGSEEVAPEVNPRNTMHGAPLWARAATIIAGPLFNFILAIAIFAGTLMYQGRPSDPVVFEAEYNLPPQFQSELQPGDQIIAAGDIVFGAEDAGVDELPVTDRVDYTVVRDGEEIVVQGPYPVPPRLAGVNPRSAADDAGMKVDDVITAINGEEIRAFADIVTYVNAADGDALDLTVWRDGETIDISLAPRRSDLPLAEGGFETRWLIGISGTEFFQAAREPIGLWDAIVSGTQELWWRITTNLSGLWHVFSGSISTCNISGPVAIAQASGTMAEQGPANYILFIGVLSAAVGLLNLLPIPILDGGHLVFHAYEAVFRRKPNDKVMQGLMVVGISMIATLMIFALLNDTILCP
- the bamA gene encoding outer membrane protein assembly factor BamA, which gives rise to MKQMVGRARARWAAAATRYLVVLFLGVTTFSATGADAQSFTFNAVSIEGNQRVADGTILTFAGISRGQTVTAGELNAAAQNIRGSGLFSSVDVVPQGGTLVIRVVEFPTVNRISIEGNSQVRDAELLAVVQSQPRRVYSPSQAEADVAALTEVYLNKGRINAMITPRIIERSDNRVDLVFEVTEAGVTEIERISFIGNRSYSERRLRGVLETKQAGILRAVIGRDTFVRDRIDFDRQVLTDFYQSRGYADFRVQNVDVALTRERDAYLITFNVQEGQQFTFGNVSVSSEIVGADVAEFTAALRTRTGATYNPVSLENDIARLERLAIRKGLNFVQVDPRITRNDRSLTLDVEFALVRGPRIFVERIDIEGNNTTLDRVVRNQFRVVEGDPFNPREIRESAERIRALGFFANANVEAREGSSPEQVIVDVDVVEAPTGSLSFGANYNSDTGIGLLASFRQSNFLGRGQALNFQISTAETNRVFTFSFSEPQFLGRDLRFGLDLSYRTTDNENALYDTETFSFRPGFTFPVSENGRLGVFYAFDYTDLTDVAESASPIIIAEAAEGSVSTNAIGYTYSYDTRRTGLDPNSGVLLRFGQEFGIGDSEFIKTTALAAAETKVWNEEVTLRATIEGGFLSYSKGDSRVTDRFFLGSRTMRGFEAGGIGPRDANTDDALGGNTFAVARLEAEFPIGLPEEYGITGGAFIDYGSVWDVGNLRGVSEDDILYNDFTPRTVAGLSIFWTTPIGPLRFNFTEALDAQEFDNPKSFDVTISTSF
- the dxr gene encoding 1-deoxy-D-xylulose-5-phosphate reductoisomerase, with the translated sequence MKRITVLGATGSIGQSTLDLIARQPQAYDVVALTGGRNVVQLAKDAIALKADFAVTCFDECYDELAALLSGSGVAVAAGAEAVKEAALRPADWTMSAIVGAAGLVPGMAALSHGATLALANKESLVTAGPILLTEARAHNATILPVDSEHSAVFQALVGEDMSAVERIIITASGGAFRDWPIEKLATATLAEASRHPNWDMGQRITIDSASMFNKAMELIETKEFFGCTPDQIETVIHPESLIHALVGFCDGGIMAHVGPPDMRHAIGYALHWPSRGDVPVERLDLAKIGQFNFRAADSARYPALEIARHVMEEGGLTGAAFNAAKERALDAFVAGEIGFLDMARLVDATLNKMSAQGGLQNATISLDNVLDTDRLARIRAGELIATLG